The following proteins are co-located in the Fructilactobacillus carniphilus genome:
- a CDS encoding nicotinate phosphoribosyltransferase, with the protein MALADAADNLTLHTDDYEINMMATYFEKGMADRHAVFEVYFRKMPFGNGYAVFAGLAHLIDYLNNLRFTDADIDYLRAQSDYSEAFLDYLKHFQFHGTIRSAQEGDLVFNNEPIVQVEGTLPECQLIETALLNIVNYQTLIATKAARIRSVAGDDPLLEFGSRRAQEVSAALWGTRAAYIGGFDATSNVLAGQQFGLPISGTHAHSLVESFGNDYDAFKAYAETHRDCVFLVDTFDTLKSGVPAALKVAREMGDRINFQGVRIDSGDMAYISKKVRDLLDQGGFPDAKIYASNDLDENTISSLKMQHAKIDVWGVGTKVITAFDQPALGAVYKLVSVENDQGQMIDTIKISNNAEKVSTPGKKQVWRITEQKDGKSEGDYVALATEDPRDEAELYMFHPQYTYINKTITDFKAEPLLKDIFKDGQLVYEQPSLAEIKQHANQVKDMLWPEYKRMLNPQEYPVDLSQAAWDNKMNLINQIQHGHENHLQ; encoded by the coding sequence ATGGCACTGGCTGATGCTGCTGACAACTTAACGCTGCATACCGATGATTATGAAATTAACATGATGGCGACTTACTTTGAAAAGGGAATGGCGGACCGCCACGCCGTGTTTGAAGTTTACTTTCGCAAAATGCCGTTTGGCAACGGGTATGCCGTGTTTGCCGGCTTAGCCCACTTAATTGATTACTTAAATAATTTGCGGTTCACCGATGCCGACATTGATTACCTGCGGGCTCAGAGTGACTATTCGGAAGCCTTTTTGGACTACCTGAAGCATTTTCAATTCCACGGCACGATTCGCTCGGCCCAAGAAGGGGATTTGGTCTTTAACAACGAACCAATTGTCCAAGTCGAAGGGACGTTACCAGAGTGTCAGCTAATCGAAACGGCGCTCTTAAACATCGTCAACTACCAAACGTTGATTGCTACGAAGGCCGCTCGGATTCGGAGCGTGGCAGGCGATGACCCATTGCTGGAGTTTGGGAGCCGGCGCGCCCAGGAAGTTTCGGCTGCTTTATGGGGAACCCGGGCCGCTTACATCGGCGGTTTTGATGCCACTTCGAACGTGCTAGCTGGTCAACAATTTGGCTTACCGATTTCGGGAACTCACGCACACTCGTTGGTGGAATCATTTGGAAACGACTATGACGCCTTTAAGGCCTACGCCGAAACTCACCGTGACTGTGTCTTCTTAGTTGATACCTTTGACACGTTGAAAAGCGGAGTCCCAGCTGCCTTAAAGGTCGCTCGCGAAATGGGTGACCGGATTAACTTCCAGGGAGTACGGATTGATTCTGGAGACATGGCCTACATTTCTAAGAAGGTCCGGGATCTGTTGGATCAAGGTGGTTTCCCGGATGCCAAGATTTATGCTTCCAACGACCTCGATGAAAATACGATTAGCAGTTTAAAGATGCAGCACGCTAAAATCGACGTCTGGGGAGTGGGAACCAAGGTCATCACGGCCTTTGACCAACCAGCATTAGGTGCCGTTTACAAGTTAGTTTCGGTCGAAAACGACCAGGGGCAGATGATTGATACCATTAAAATTTCTAACAACGCTGAAAAGGTCTCCACGCCCGGTAAGAAGCAGGTTTGGCGGATTACGGAACAGAAAGATGGTAAGTCCGAAGGAGACTATGTGGCGTTAGCCACTGAGGATCCCCGCGACGAAGCGGAACTGTATATGTTCCATCCGCAATACACTTACATCAACAAGACGATTACCGATTTTAAGGCCGAACCGCTCTTAAAGGACATCTTTAAAGATGGTCAGTTAGTCTACGAACAACCGAGTTTGGCAGAGATTAAGCAACACGCTAACCAGGTAAAGGACATGCTGTGGCCAGAATACAAGCGGATGCTCAACCCCCAAGAATACCCGGTGGACTTGTCGCAGGCTGCTTGGGACAACAAGATGAACTTGATCAACCAAATTCAACATGGTCACGAAAATCATTTACAATAA
- a CDS encoding GntR family transcriptional regulator, whose protein sequence is MALPVYIQIHDDLKAKIERGDWPVGTRLPAERKLALQYQVSRMTLRQAIGTLIDEGLLKRKAGSGTFVTNQKVQEHMSGISSFTETMLSLGKQPSSKTLSYRIVEPTFREAEHLQLDPGERVLRMERLRCGDDEPICLETTVVTARLVSDMSQAEVTKSLYRSLEERWKQSPTSAQQYISAILASPEVAEQLQIKPSAPILKLKQISYFSDQQPFEFVETQYAAERFEFYLKQ, encoded by the coding sequence ATGGCACTTCCAGTTTACATCCAAATTCATGACGACCTGAAGGCTAAAATTGAGCGTGGTGATTGGCCGGTCGGAACGCGACTACCAGCGGAACGCAAATTAGCACTACAGTACCAGGTGAGTCGGATGACACTGCGTCAGGCAATTGGAACGTTGATTGATGAGGGTTTGTTGAAACGGAAGGCGGGATCCGGAACCTTTGTTACCAACCAGAAGGTGCAGGAACACATGTCAGGGATTTCCAGTTTTACGGAAACCATGTTGTCATTGGGTAAGCAACCCTCCAGTAAAACCTTATCCTATCGGATTGTCGAGCCCACTTTTCGCGAAGCTGAACATTTGCAACTAGATCCAGGAGAACGGGTTTTAAGGATGGAACGACTTCGTTGCGGTGATGACGAACCGATTTGCTTAGAAACCACGGTGGTCACGGCCCGCTTAGTCAGCGACATGAGCCAAGCCGAGGTCACGAAATCGTTGTATCGTTCTTTGGAAGAACGGTGGAAACAGAGTCCGACTAGCGCCCAACAGTACATTTCGGCAATTTTAGCCAGTCCAGAAGTGGCAGAACAGCTCCAAATTAAACCGAGCGCTCCAATTCTCAAGTTGAAACAGATTTCATATTTTTCCGACCAACAGCCGTTTGAGTTCGTTGAAACCCAGTATGCGGCCGAACGTTTTGAATTTTATCTGAAACAGTAG